A single genomic interval of Pirellulales bacterium harbors:
- a CDS encoding P-II family nitrogen regulator has translation MKLIIAIIQPSRLEAVKVALTEVEVFRLTVMDVQGFGRQKGHTETFRGHEFSVNLLRKVQLQIAVNEDFVEPTIQAIIKGGRSGPAGEIGDGKIFILPLDDCIRIRTGERGNEAI, from the coding sequence ATGAAACTGATTATCGCCATTATCCAGCCCAGTCGGCTCGAAGCCGTCAAGGTTGCCTTGACCGAGGTCGAAGTTTTTCGTCTTACGGTAATGGACGTGCAGGGTTTCGGCCGCCAAAAAGGGCACACCGAGACATTCCGCGGACACGAGTTCTCTGTGAATCTGTTGCGCAAAGTGCAATTGCAAATCGCGGTGAATGAGGATTTCGTCGAGCCCACGATCCAAGCGATCATCAAGGGAGGCCGATCCGGTCCAGCCGGCGAAATCGGCGACGGCAAAATCTTTATCCTGCCTTTGGACGACTGCATTCGCATTCGCACTGGCGAGCGCGGTAACGAGGCGATCTAG